In a single window of the Streptomyces sp. CGMCC 4.7035 genome:
- a CDS encoding aldo/keto reductase yields the protein MERRTIGAATLEVGAVGLGCMPMSWAYSGSRQRGEESLRTVHRALDLGVTLLDTADMYGPFTNELLVGRVLKERRAEAFVSTKVGLLVGEQHIVANGRPGYVKRACDASLRRLQTDVIDLYQLHRADPEVPVEETWGAMAELVRAGKVRALGLSAMGVRGGRRTGARLYDQTIRQLERVQQVFPVSAVEAELSVWSTEALEALLPWCAARGVGFLAAMPLGNGFLTGTLTPGEGFEPDDLRARHPRFTAEMMAANQPIVAGLRRVARRHGEDVTPAQVALAWVLAQGRHVVPVPGAKQERWVAENAGAAGIRLTPEDLTELAVLPTAQGSWD from the coding sequence GTGGAGCGCAGGACGATCGGCGCGGCAACGCTCGAAGTGGGGGCCGTCGGACTCGGATGCATGCCGATGAGCTGGGCGTACTCCGGTTCACGGCAGCGCGGCGAGGAGTCGCTGCGGACGGTGCACCGGGCGCTCGACCTGGGGGTGACGCTGCTCGACACGGCCGACATGTACGGGCCGTTCACCAACGAACTGCTGGTGGGCCGGGTGCTGAAGGAGCGGCGCGCCGAGGCGTTCGTGTCGACCAAGGTCGGCCTGCTGGTGGGCGAGCAGCACATCGTGGCCAACGGCCGTCCGGGCTATGTGAAGCGCGCCTGCGACGCGTCGCTGCGCCGGTTGCAGACGGACGTCATCGATCTCTACCAGCTGCACCGCGCGGACCCGGAGGTCCCCGTCGAGGAGACCTGGGGCGCCATGGCGGAGCTGGTGCGGGCCGGAAAGGTGAGGGCGCTGGGGCTGAGCGCGATGGGCGTACGGGGCGGACGACGGACCGGGGCACGGCTGTACGACCAAACGATTCGGCAGCTGGAGCGGGTGCAGCAGGTGTTCCCGGTGAGCGCGGTGGAGGCCGAGCTGTCGGTGTGGTCGACGGAGGCGCTGGAGGCGTTGCTGCCGTGGTGCGCGGCGCGCGGGGTCGGCTTCCTGGCGGCGATGCCGCTCGGCAACGGTTTCCTGACCGGCACGCTGACCCCGGGCGAGGGTTTCGAACCGGACGACCTGCGTGCCCGGCACCCCCGCTTCACGGCCGAGATGATGGCGGCGAACCAGCCGATCGTGGCCGGCCTCAGACGGGTGGCGCGCCGTCACGGTGAGGACGTCACGCCCGCCCAGGTGGCGCTGGCCTGGGTACTGGCACAGGGACGGCACGTGGTGCCGGTACCGGGTGCCAAGCAGGAGCGCTGGGTCGCGGAGAACGCGGGCGCGGCCGGGATACGGCTGACACCGGAAGACCTGACGGAACTTGCGGTCCTGCCTACGGCACAGGGGTCCTGGGACTGA
- a CDS encoding 2-hydroxyacid dehydrogenase translates to MTDDVWLPFRSDEIEGLPEGLNYRFWDGEEEFPADPADCALYVVPYMKGSEVAVRPMAAMTSVRVVQTLSAGVDHVQPGLHLLPGGVRLCNARGVHDASTAELALTLILASLRGIPDFVRGQDREEWRSGFRPALADASVLIVGYGSVGAAIEDRLAPFELARVARVARHERESARGFVHPVSRLSELLPDADVVVLVTPLTDDTKGLVNADFLARMKDGALLVNVARGGVVDTKALLAELETGRIRAALDVTDPEPLPKGHPLWHAPGVLISPHVGGPTAAFWPRAKRLLSAQLNRFALGEPMENVILTTGA, encoded by the coding sequence ATGACTGACGATGTGTGGCTTCCGTTCCGTTCGGACGAGATAGAGGGTCTTCCCGAGGGCCTCAACTACCGCTTCTGGGATGGCGAGGAGGAGTTTCCCGCGGACCCCGCCGACTGCGCGCTGTACGTCGTGCCCTATATGAAGGGCAGTGAGGTCGCGGTGCGCCCGATGGCAGCCATGACGTCCGTCCGCGTCGTGCAGACGCTTTCCGCCGGCGTCGACCATGTCCAGCCGGGCCTCCATCTCCTGCCCGGCGGCGTGCGGTTGTGCAACGCGCGCGGGGTGCACGACGCCAGCACCGCCGAACTCGCGCTGACCCTGATCCTCGCGTCGCTGCGCGGCATCCCCGACTTCGTCCGGGGACAGGACCGGGAGGAATGGCGTTCGGGGTTCCGCCCGGCGCTCGCCGACGCGTCCGTCCTCATCGTCGGATACGGGTCCGTGGGCGCCGCGATCGAGGACCGGCTCGCGCCGTTCGAGCTCGCGCGGGTGGCGCGCGTCGCGCGCCATGAGCGCGAGTCGGCGCGCGGCTTTGTGCATCCCGTCTCCCGATTGTCGGAACTTCTTCCCGACGCCGATGTCGTGGTGCTTGTCACGCCGCTCACGGACGACACGAAAGGACTGGTCAACGCGGACTTCCTGGCCCGGATGAAGGACGGCGCGCTGCTGGTGAACGTCGCCCGCGGCGGCGTCGTCGACACCAAGGCGCTGCTGGCCGAGCTGGAGACCGGCCGCATCAGGGCGGCCCTGGATGTCACCGACCCCGAGCCGCTGCCCAAGGGGCACCCCTTGTGGCATGCGCCGGGTGTGCTGATCAGCCCTCATGTCGGCGGTCCCACCGCGGCGTTCTGGCCTCGCGCCAAGCGCCTTCTGAGCGCTCAGCTGAACCGTTTCGCGCTGGGAGAACCGATGGAGAACGTGATACTCACGACCGGCGCGTAG
- a CDS encoding putative bifunctional diguanylate cyclase/phosphodiesterase, with amino-acid sequence MSSPGAVLARRPVPDGRTRLVPQLALALVCAGYAVGSALGWGAASVALFMGDFGLSAAAGTASVSCLLYARSGRSRFRSAWLLFALSSAMAALGNGVWGWYEVVLDRPVPSPSCADLFFLCFAPPAIVGLLVLAKRPVTKAGWVCLALDAWLIGGSLLTLSWSLALAQAAKFDGPSVAHTALSLAYPLLDIALISMVLALHFRRSAVNRSAVNTAIGALALTVMCDALFTSPLLHSSYRSGQLLDAGWFSGSLLLAYAPWVGVRHGQPRDEGHARVVYEHLPGQRQAGPRRTGLQGGHPHALAPDLGDGIPQEQVHARHPAGVPQGQGHDRYPVTRPIAGSLAALTPYLAAAVCTLGILYNILNGHSVDRVVLITAGAVVLALVVRQGIMLLDNITLTQELAQKENHFRSLVQGSSDVIMIAAPSGILRYVSPAAAGVYGRPAEELVGTELAALIHPEDLGCVVHEVRRFLAASHTAEPTTRIECRFRSGGGGWLNVESTVNRHDGGLIFNSRDVTERVRLQAQLQHNAEHDPLTDLPNRALFTKRVQQALPGRRSSDRGTAVLFIDLDGFKAVNDTIGHQAGDELLVQAARRLQDAVRQGDTAARLGGDEFAALIVGDGTRDRAARERHIVELADRLRVTLSQPYDIDGNDVRVAASIGVAFSEPGLGAGELLRNADLAMYRAKAAGKGRVELYAPQMQQDVVRKAELATRLRAALHDGEFTLLHQPVVSLDDGRIASVSAQARWRSSQGVLFTPAEFLRVSEDSDKTAELDRWMLEEAVEQAAERAATGLGVPVVVRMSARRLLDRSLPLGSVEALLTRHGLASGALMIELSDTDPRASLDELERRLGALRRIGVRIALDGLGSGYAAIPALRRLPIDVVKLDRTLVEGVVESARLHKITSGLLRIATDLGLQSVADGVDLPEQVVALRAMGCTHGQGAAFSGPLDEYRLRRALTSGHYPVPHGPVEPAFAVGGAGVYTGGVPAVFGGGTALRSHNETPVPPT; translated from the coding sequence GTGAGCTCCCCGGGAGCCGTGCTGGCCCGCCGTCCGGTGCCCGACGGCCGGACGCGCCTGGTTCCGCAACTCGCTCTGGCCCTGGTGTGCGCGGGATACGCCGTCGGTTCCGCGCTCGGCTGGGGCGCCGCGAGTGTCGCGCTCTTCATGGGCGACTTCGGGCTGAGCGCCGCCGCGGGCACCGCGTCGGTCTCCTGCCTCCTCTACGCCCGCAGTGGCCGCAGCCGTTTTCGATCCGCCTGGCTGCTGTTCGCGCTCTCCTCCGCCATGGCGGCCCTGGGTAACGGCGTCTGGGGTTGGTACGAGGTCGTCCTCGACCGCCCCGTCCCCTCGCCCAGCTGTGCCGACTTGTTCTTCCTCTGCTTCGCTCCACCGGCCATCGTAGGACTGCTCGTGCTCGCCAAAAGGCCCGTCACCAAGGCGGGTTGGGTGTGCCTCGCGCTCGACGCGTGGCTGATCGGCGGCTCGCTGCTCACGTTGTCGTGGAGCCTCGCGCTCGCCCAGGCGGCCAAGTTCGACGGGCCGAGCGTCGCGCACACGGCGCTCTCGCTCGCCTACCCGCTGCTGGACATCGCCCTGATCAGCATGGTGCTCGCCCTGCACTTCCGGCGCTCGGCGGTGAACCGCTCCGCGGTCAACACCGCCATCGGCGCGCTCGCCCTGACCGTGATGTGCGACGCCCTGTTCACCTCGCCGCTGCTGCACAGCAGCTACCGCTCGGGCCAGCTCCTTGACGCGGGCTGGTTCTCCGGCTCACTGCTCCTCGCGTACGCCCCCTGGGTCGGCGTCCGGCACGGGCAGCCGCGCGACGAGGGGCACGCGCGCGTGGTGTACGAACACCTACCGGGACAGCGGCAGGCGGGGCCACGGAGAACGGGCCTCCAGGGAGGGCACCCGCACGCGCTCGCCCCCGACCTGGGCGACGGGATCCCGCAGGAGCAGGTCCACGCCCGGCACCCGGCGGGAGTCCCGCAGGGGCAGGGCCACGACCGCTACCCGGTCACCCGCCCGATCGCCGGATCGCTGGCCGCGCTCACGCCCTACCTGGCCGCCGCCGTCTGCACGCTGGGGATCCTCTACAACATCCTCAACGGCCACAGCGTCGACCGCGTGGTGCTGATCACCGCGGGCGCCGTCGTGCTCGCGCTGGTCGTGCGCCAGGGCATCATGCTCCTCGACAACATCACCCTCACCCAGGAACTCGCGCAGAAGGAGAACCACTTCCGCTCCCTGGTGCAGGGCTCCAGCGACGTCATCATGATCGCCGCGCCCAGCGGCATCCTCAGATACGTCTCCCCGGCCGCCGCCGGCGTCTACGGACGGCCCGCCGAGGAACTCGTCGGAACCGAGCTCGCCGCGCTCATCCACCCGGAGGACCTGGGCTGCGTGGTGCACGAAGTGCGCCGCTTCCTCGCCGCCAGCCACACTGCGGAACCCACCACCCGCATCGAGTGCCGCTTCAGGTCGGGCGGCGGCGGCTGGCTCAACGTCGAGTCCACCGTCAACCGCCACGACGGCGGCCTCATCTTCAACAGCCGGGACGTGACCGAAAGAGTGCGCCTACAGGCGCAGCTCCAGCACAACGCCGAGCACGACCCGCTCACCGACCTGCCCAACCGCGCCCTGTTCACCAAGCGCGTCCAGCAGGCCCTGCCCGGCCGCCGCTCCTCCGACCGCGGCACCGCCGTCCTGTTCATCGACCTCGACGGCTTCAAGGCCGTCAACGACACGATCGGCCACCAGGCCGGGGACGAGCTGCTCGTCCAGGCCGCCCGCAGACTCCAGGACGCCGTCCGGCAGGGCGACACCGCCGCACGTCTGGGCGGCGACGAGTTCGCGGCCCTGATCGTCGGCGACGGCACCCGGGACCGCGCCGCGCGCGAACGCCACATCGTCGAACTCGCCGACCGGCTCAGGGTCACTCTCTCGCAGCCGTACGACATCGACGGCAACGACGTCCGGGTGGCCGCGTCCATCGGAGTGGCCTTCTCCGAGCCGGGCCTGGGCGCGGGCGAGCTGCTGCGCAACGCCGACCTCGCGATGTACCGCGCCAAGGCCGCCGGCAAGGGGCGCGTCGAGCTGTACGCGCCCCAGATGCAGCAGGACGTCGTACGGAAGGCCGAGCTGGCCACCCGGTTGCGGGCCGCGCTGCACGACGGCGAGTTCACCCTGCTGCACCAACCCGTGGTGTCGCTGGACGATGGCCGGATCGCGTCGGTCAGCGCCCAGGCACGCTGGCGCTCCTCCCAAGGCGTGCTCTTCACCCCTGCGGAGTTCCTGCGCGTCTCCGAGGACAGTGACAAGACCGCCGAACTGGACCGCTGGATGCTGGAGGAAGCCGTCGAGCAGGCCGCCGAGCGCGCCGCCACCGGGCTCGGCGTGCCGGTGGTCGTCCGGATGAGCGCCCGGCGCCTCCTCGACCGCTCCCTGCCCCTCGGCTCCGTGGAGGCACTGCTCACCCGGCACGGCCTGGCCTCGGGCGCCCTGATGATCGAGCTGTCCGACACCGACCCGCGGGCGTCCCTGGACGAGCTGGAACGCAGACTCGGCGCCCTGCGCCGGATCGGCGTCCGCATCGCGCTCGACGGGCTCGGCAGCGGCTACGCGGCCATCCCGGCACTGCGTCGGCTCCCCATCGACGTGGTGAAGCTCGACCGGACCCTGGTCGAGGGCGTCGTCGAGTCCGCGCGGCTGCACAAGATCACCAGCGGGCTGCTGCGCATCGCCACCGACCTGGGCCTGCAGTCGGTCGCCGACGGCGTGGACCTGCCCGAGCAGGTCGTCGCCCTGCGCGCGATGGGCTGCACCCATGGGCAGGGCGCGGCGTTCTCCGGGCCGCTGGACGAGTACCGCCTGCGTCGGGCACTCACTTCCGGCCACTACCCCGTGCCGCACGGCCCGGTGGAGCCGGCGTTCGCCGTCGGGGGTGCGGGGGTGTACACAGGCGGTGTGCCTGCCGTCTTCGGCGGCGGAACGGCTCTACGCTCACATAATGAGACTCCCGTCCCACCCACTTGA
- a CDS encoding acetolactate synthase large subunit — MPMTEQASGAHHPQPRPRSSGQPSAPEHVTGAQSLIRSLEEVGAETVFGIPGGAILPAYDPLMDSTRVRHVLVRHEQGAGHAATGYAQATGKVGVCMATSGPGATNLVTPIADAHMDSVPLVAITGQVASKAIGTDAFQEADIVGITMPITKHNFLVTKAEDIPRTIAEAFHIASTGRPGPVLVDIAKDALQAQTVFSWPPVTDLPGYRPVTKPHAKQIREAAKLITAAKRPILYVGGGVLKADATAELKVLAELTGAPVTTTLMALGAFPDSHPQHLGMPGMHGSVAAVTGLQKADLIVALGARFDDRVTGKLDSFAPFAKIVHADIDPAEIGKNRAADVPIVGDAREVIADLIQAVQKEHSEGHKGDYTAWWNDLNRWRETYPLGYDLPEDGTLSPQQVIERIGRLAPEGTIFTAGVGQHQMWSAHFIQYEKPRTWLNSGGAGTMGYAVPAAMGAKAGAPDRTVWAVDGDGCFQMTNQELTTCALNNIPIKVAIINNGALGMVRQWQTLFYNQRYSNTVLHSGPEADGRQPSAGTRVPDFVKLSEAMGCYAIRCESPDDLDKVIEEANSINDRPVVIDFIVHEDAMVWPMVAAGTSNDEIMAARDVRPDFGDNEDD; from the coding sequence TTGCCGATGACCGAGCAGGCCTCCGGGGCCCACCATCCGCAGCCGCGGCCCCGTTCCTCTGGACAGCCGTCCGCGCCCGAGCACGTCACGGGAGCGCAGTCCCTCATCCGCTCTCTCGAGGAGGTCGGCGCCGAGACGGTATTCGGCATTCCCGGCGGTGCGATCCTTCCGGCGTACGACCCGCTGATGGACTCGACCAGGGTGCGTCATGTGCTGGTGCGGCACGAGCAGGGCGCGGGTCACGCGGCCACCGGTTACGCGCAGGCCACCGGCAAGGTCGGCGTCTGCATGGCCACCTCGGGACCCGGCGCCACCAACCTGGTCACCCCGATCGCCGACGCCCACATGGACTCGGTGCCGCTGGTCGCGATCACCGGGCAGGTCGCCTCCAAGGCGATCGGCACCGACGCCTTCCAGGAGGCGGACATCGTCGGCATCACCATGCCGATCACCAAGCACAACTTCCTGGTGACCAAGGCCGAGGACATCCCGCGCACGATCGCGGAGGCCTTCCACATCGCCTCCACCGGCCGCCCGGGACCGGTCCTCGTCGACATCGCCAAGGACGCCCTCCAGGCGCAGACCGTCTTCAGCTGGCCGCCCGTCACGGACCTGCCCGGCTACCGTCCGGTGACCAAGCCGCACGCCAAGCAGATCCGCGAGGCCGCCAAGCTGATCACCGCGGCCAAGCGGCCGATCCTGTACGTCGGCGGCGGTGTCCTCAAGGCCGACGCCACCGCGGAACTGAAGGTCCTCGCCGAGCTGACCGGTGCGCCCGTCACCACCACGCTGATGGCGCTCGGCGCGTTCCCCGACAGCCACCCGCAGCACCTGGGCATGCCCGGCATGCACGGCTCGGTGGCCGCCGTCACCGGTCTGCAGAAGGCCGACCTGATCGTCGCCCTCGGCGCCCGCTTCGACGACCGCGTCACCGGCAAGCTGGACAGCTTCGCCCCGTTCGCCAAGATCGTCCACGCCGACATCGACCCGGCCGAGATCGGCAAGAACCGCGCCGCCGACGTGCCGATCGTCGGGGATGCCCGCGAGGTCATCGCCGACCTGATCCAGGCCGTGCAGAAGGAGCACAGCGAGGGCCACAAGGGCGACTACACCGCCTGGTGGAACGACCTGAACCGCTGGCGCGAGACGTACCCGCTCGGCTACGACCTGCCCGAGGACGGCACGCTCTCCCCGCAGCAGGTCATCGAGCGCATCGGGCGGCTCGCACCCGAGGGCACGATCTTCACGGCGGGCGTCGGCCAGCACCAGATGTGGTCCGCGCACTTCATCCAGTACGAGAAGCCCAGGACCTGGCTGAACTCCGGCGGCGCCGGAACCATGGGCTACGCGGTCCCGGCCGCGATGGGCGCGAAGGCCGGAGCCCCGGACCGTACGGTCTGGGCGGTCGACGGCGACGGCTGCTTCCAGATGACCAACCAGGAACTGACCACCTGCGCCCTGAACAACATCCCGATCAAGGTCGCCATCATCAACAACGGCGCCCTCGGGATGGTCCGCCAGTGGCAGACTCTGTTCTACAACCAGCGGTACTCCAACACCGTGCTGCACAGCGGCCCCGAGGCGGACGGCAGGCAGCCCAGCGCCGGCACCCGCGTCCCCGACTTCGTGAAGCTGTCGGAGGCCATGGGCTGCTACGCGATCCGCTGCGAGTCCCCGGACGACCTCGACAAGGTCATCGAAGAGGCGAACTCCATCAACGACCGCCCGGTCGTCATCGACTTCATCGTCCACGAGGACGCGATGGTGTGGCCGATGGTCGCCGCCGGCACCTCCAACGACGAGATCATGGCCGCCCGGGACGTCCGCCCCGACTTCGGCGACAACGAAGACGACTGA
- the ilvN gene encoding acetolactate synthase small subunit, which translates to MSKHTLSVLVENTPGILARIAALFSRRGFNIDSLAVGVTEHPDISRITIVVNVEDLPLEQVTKQLNKLVNVLKIVELEPSGAVQRELVLVKVRADNETRSQIVEIVQLFRAKTVDVSPEAVTIEATGSSDKLSAMLKMLEPFGIKELVQSGTIAIGRGARSITDRSLRALDRSA; encoded by the coding sequence ATGTCCAAGCACACCCTCTCGGTCCTCGTCGAGAACACGCCCGGCATCCTCGCCCGGATCGCCGCCCTGTTCTCCCGCCGCGGCTTCAACATCGACTCGCTCGCGGTCGGTGTCACCGAGCACCCCGACATCTCCCGCATCACCATCGTGGTGAACGTCGAGGACCTGCCGCTCGAACAGGTCACCAAGCAGCTCAACAAGCTGGTCAACGTCCTGAAGATCGTCGAGCTGGAGCCGTCGGGGGCCGTTCAGCGTGAACTCGTTCTGGTGAAGGTGCGTGCCGACAACGAGACGCGTTCCCAGATCGTCGAGATCGTCCAGCTGTTCCGCGCCAAGACCGTGGACGTCTCCCCGGAGGCCGTCACCATCGAGGCCACCGGGTCCAGCGACAAGCTGTCGGCCATGCTGAAGATGCTGGAGCCGTTCGGCATCAAGGAGCTGGTTCAGTCCGGCACGATCGCGATCGGCCGCGGCGCCCGTTCGATCACGGACCGCTCCCTGCGCGCCCTCGACCGGTCCGCGTAG
- the ilvC gene encoding ketol-acid reductoisomerase: MAELFYDADADLSIIQGRKVAVIGYGSQGHAHALSLRDSGVDVRVGLHEGSKSKAKAEEQGLRVVTPAEAAAEADVIMILIPDPIQAQVYEESIAPNLKDGDALFFAHGFNIRFGFIKPPAGVDVALVAPKGPGHLVRRQYEEGRGVPAIAAVEQDATGNAFPLALSYAKAIGGTRAGVIKTTFTEETETDLFGEQAVLCGGTSALVKAGFETLVEAGYQPEIAYFECLHELKLIVDLMYEGGLEKMRWSVSETAEWGDYVTGPRIITDATKAEMKKVLAEIQDGTFAQNWMDEYHGGLKKYNEYKTADSEHLLETTGKQLRKLMSWVNEEA, translated from the coding sequence GTGGCCGAGCTGTTCTACGACGCTGACGCCGACCTGTCCATCATCCAGGGCCGCAAGGTCGCGGTCATCGGCTACGGCAGCCAGGGCCACGCCCACGCCCTGTCGCTGCGCGACTCGGGTGTCGACGTCCGCGTCGGTCTGCACGAGGGCTCCAAGTCCAAGGCCAAGGCCGAGGAGCAGGGTCTGCGCGTGGTGACCCCGGCGGAGGCCGCCGCCGAGGCCGACGTCATCATGATCCTCATCCCGGACCCGATCCAGGCCCAGGTCTACGAGGAGTCCATCGCCCCGAACCTGAAGGACGGCGACGCGCTGTTCTTCGCCCACGGCTTCAACATCCGCTTCGGCTTCATCAAGCCCCCGGCCGGCGTCGACGTCGCCCTGGTCGCCCCGAAGGGCCCGGGCCACCTGGTGCGCCGCCAGTACGAGGAGGGCCGCGGCGTTCCGGCGATCGCCGCCGTCGAGCAGGACGCGACGGGCAACGCCTTCCCGCTGGCCCTGTCCTACGCCAAGGCCATCGGCGGCACCCGCGCCGGCGTCATCAAGACGACCTTCACCGAGGAGACCGAGACCGACCTGTTCGGTGAGCAGGCCGTGCTGTGCGGTGGCACCTCCGCGCTGGTCAAGGCGGGCTTCGAGACCCTGGTCGAGGCGGGCTACCAGCCGGAGATCGCCTACTTCGAGTGCCTGCACGAGCTGAAGCTGATCGTCGACCTCATGTACGAGGGCGGCCTGGAGAAGATGCGCTGGTCCGTCTCCGAGACCGCCGAGTGGGGCGACTACGTCACCGGCCCGCGCATCATCACGGACGCCACCAAGGCCGAGATGAAGAAGGTCCTCGCCGAGATCCAGGACGGCACCTTCGCCCAGAACTGGATGGACGAGTACCACGGCGGTCTGAAGAAGTACAACGAGTACAAGACCGCCGACTCCGAGCACCTGCTGGAGACCACCGGCAAGCAGCTGCGCAAGCTGATGAGCTGGGTGAACGAGGAGGCGTAA